From the genome of Methanoregula boonei 6A8:
GGGGAAACACGGTCTTTCTCTGCGCGGGTGACCCGATGGTCTCGACCACGCATGCGGATCTCCGGATCCGGGCAGCGGAACGGGGCATTCCTACCGCCATCATTCATGGATCGTCCATCGTGAGCGCAGTCTGCGGGCTTTCCGGTCTGCAGAACTACCGGTTCGGCAAGTCCTGCTCAGTGCCGTTCCCGCAAGGGAACTGGGCACCGAGCTCTCCGCTCGATGTGATCCTGGAGAACCGGACTAACCGGCTCCATACTCTGGTGTACCTCGATATCCAGGATGACCGGTATATGACGGTAAACGAGGGGATCTGCCTGCTGGAGGCAATGGCACAGAAAAAACAGGTGGCGATTCCGTTCTATGTCGGTGTTGCCCGGGCCGGTTCGGAAACCTCGTTGGTGCGGGCCGGTACTGCCGAGACCCTCCGTTCCGCTGACTTTGGCCCGCCGCTCCATATCCTGATCGTACCCGG
Proteins encoded in this window:
- the dph5 gene encoding diphthine synthase, coding for MLTFIGLGLYDKTDVSEKGLAMIRSADYVFLEGYTSRLMGTNITELEAFYKKPVRLLLRADVEQHPDELLDCAARGNTVFLCAGDPMVSTTHADLRIRAAERGIPTAIIHGSSIVSAVCGLSGLQNYRFGKSCSVPFPQGNWAPSSPLDVILENRTNRLHTLVYLDIQDDRYMTVNEGICLLEAMAQKKQVAIPFYVGVARAGSETSLVRAGTAETLRSADFGPPLHILIVPGELHDMEREYLARFAGLC